Proteins encoded in a region of the Deefgea piscis genome:
- a CDS encoding OmpH family outer membrane protein → MKLIKLWPIFLIFAVANVFADTKIGFVDTQRILREASPAVRAAKKLEKEFEPRRAEMQRVSAQGKLLQQVLDKNNISESDRRIKERELIKLNQDFQRMQREINEDLNARRNEELAGLQERVNLAIRTVAEGEKLDLVVQDAVYRNPKIDVTDKVLKLLVDK, encoded by the coding sequence ATGAAGTTGATAAAACTATGGCCGATATTTTTGATTTTCGCTGTGGCGAATGTTTTTGCGGACACCAAAATTGGCTTTGTTGATACACAGCGAATTTTGCGCGAAGCTTCGCCAGCAGTACGTGCGGCGAAAAAACTTGAAAAAGAGTTTGAGCCACGACGCGCTGAAATGCAAAGAGTCTCAGCCCAAGGCAAGTTGTTGCAGCAGGTTTTGGATAAAAACAATATATCGGAAAGTGACCGTCGAATTAAAGAGCGTGAATTGATTAAATTGAATCAAGATTTTCAGCGTATGCAGCGTGAAATCAATGAAGATTTAAATGCTCGCCGCAATGAAGAATTGGCTGGTTTACAAGAGCGAGTTAATTTGGCAATTCGTACGGTTGCAGAGGGTGAAAAACTAGATCTAGTGGTTCAAGATGCTGTTTATCGTAATCCAAAGATTGATGTTACTGATAAAGTCTTGAAACTATTGGTAGATAAATAA
- the bamA gene encoding outer membrane protein assembly factor BamA: MKFKPMYALVAAAFASISLAAQAFNPITVQDIRVEGLQRTDPGTVFNYLTVKVGDKFDEAQASEAIRALFATGFFDDVRIEVDKNVIVITVEERPTVAQINVNGAKLLEKDQVKAAFKGQNLAEGRIFQQEVLDAAVNELKQQYYARGRYSVDVKATVTKLDRNRVGVQVDISEGDVAKIKSINFVGNKVYSQDDLISQMSLTTPTWMTWYTKTDQYSKPKFGADLEAIKSLYLDNGYLNFAIESTQVALSEDKADVFLTINLREGDLYHTGDISFAGNFDLPEAELKALVAAEPGEVFSRDTINKTTAAISDRLGKEGHAFPNVNAVPTIDEAKKTVAFTFFVDPGKKTSVRRINIYGNNLTKDEVLRREVRQMESAEYNLADIKRTKERLQQLDFFSEVNIDTPVVPESSDLVDMNINVVEKKTGNLNFGVGYGQGEGALFQASVSQANFLGTGKRFSAEVNTSQASKVLAFGMNNPYATPDGVSFGWTAYLRDTDPGVMDLGQYQTQSKGIGFNFGMPTTEYNSIGLGINAEIMDFKVSELSPDYVLDYIKEYGESAAIYSLNANWATDSRDSAVFPTKGFLFKTSAELGVPPSDINYYKLNLQSQYFYSLPTKKPFTFMWNMEIGYGGSYGGSNEYPFYKNFYAGGVNSVRGYKSGSLGPIDNTDNSMGGSTRFVNNFEVFAPVPGMKDDKSMRLSAFYDAGNVWGYDQDINFGSIQHSVGVGFTWISPIGPLKLIYAHPINPSATAKTESIQFQIGQLF, translated from the coding sequence ATGAAATTTAAACCTATGTATGCGCTGGTCGCAGCGGCGTTTGCCAGCATCAGCCTTGCTGCTCAAGCTTTTAACCCTATCACTGTTCAGGATATTCGAGTCGAAGGGTTGCAAAGAACCGACCCAGGGACGGTTTTTAATTACCTCACTGTCAAAGTGGGTGATAAATTTGACGAAGCCCAAGCCAGTGAAGCAATTCGCGCCTTGTTCGCGACAGGTTTTTTTGATGACGTTCGTATCGAAGTCGATAAAAACGTGATCGTCATTACGGTTGAAGAGCGGCCAACAGTGGCGCAAATCAATGTCAATGGCGCCAAATTATTAGAAAAAGATCAAGTTAAGGCTGCATTTAAAGGACAAAACTTAGCCGAAGGACGTATCTTTCAGCAAGAAGTCTTGGATGCAGCGGTTAACGAATTAAAACAACAGTATTACGCACGAGGTCGCTATTCGGTTGATGTGAAAGCGACGGTCACAAAATTGGATCGTAATCGCGTTGGGGTGCAAGTTGATATTTCTGAAGGTGATGTCGCTAAAATTAAATCAATTAATTTTGTAGGTAATAAAGTTTACTCGCAAGATGATTTAATTAGCCAAATGTCACTCACTACGCCAACTTGGATGACTTGGTATACCAAAACCGATCAATATTCAAAACCAAAGTTTGGTGCTGATTTAGAAGCCATTAAGTCGCTTTATTTAGACAATGGCTATTTAAATTTTGCGATTGAATCGACGCAAGTTGCTTTGTCAGAAGATAAGGCAGATGTGTTTTTAACGATTAATTTACGCGAAGGCGATTTGTACCATACCGGTGATATTAGCTTTGCTGGTAATTTTGATTTGCCAGAAGCGGAATTGAAAGCCTTGGTTGCAGCTGAACCAGGTGAAGTTTTTTCTCGTGATACGATTAATAAAACCACTGCAGCAATCTCAGATCGCTTGGGTAAAGAAGGGCACGCCTTCCCGAATGTAAATGCAGTGCCAACGATTGATGAGGCGAAAAAAACCGTCGCGTTTACTTTCTTTGTTGATCCAGGCAAAAAGACATCCGTTCGACGTATTAACATTTATGGTAATAATTTAACTAAAGACGAGGTATTACGCCGTGAAGTGCGCCAAATGGAATCGGCTGAATATAATTTAGCGGATATCAAGCGTACGAAAGAGCGGTTGCAGCAGCTAGATTTCTTTAGTGAAGTTAATATTGATACGCCAGTCGTTCCAGAAAGTTCTGACTTAGTGGATATGAACATCAATGTAGTTGAGAAAAAAACTGGCAATTTAAATTTTGGTGTTGGTTATGGGCAAGGTGAAGGTGCTTTATTCCAAGCCTCGGTTTCGCAGGCCAATTTTTTGGGTACTGGGAAACGGTTCTCAGCTGAAGTAAATACCAGTCAAGCTTCTAAAGTGTTGGCTTTTGGGATGAACAATCCATATGCGACACCCGATGGTGTGTCGTTTGGTTGGACTGCTTATTTGCGCGATACAGATCCGGGCGTAATGGATTTAGGGCAATATCAAACGCAATCAAAAGGGATCGGTTTTAATTTTGGCATGCCAACCACTGAGTACAATTCAATTGGGTTGGGTATCAATGCTGAGATCATGGATTTCAAAGTATCAGAGCTCTCCCCAGATTATGTGCTTGATTACATTAAAGAGTACGGCGAAAGTGCGGCGATTTATTCTTTAAATGCCAATTGGGCTACTGATTCTCGTGATTCTGCGGTATTTCCAACTAAAGGCTTTTTGTTTAAGACATCTGCTGAGTTAGGTGTTCCGCCGTCAGATATTAATTACTATAAATTAAATTTGCAGAGCCAATATTTCTACTCCCTGCCAACTAAAAAACCATTTACATTTATGTGGAATATGGAAATCGGTTATGGTGGGTCTTATGGTGGATCGAATGAATATCCATTCTATAAAAACTTTTATGCTGGTGGTGTAAACTCAGTTCGTGGTTATAAATCAGGTAGCTTAGGACCGATTGATAATACTGATAACAGCATGGGTGGTTCGACTCGATTTGTGAATAATTTTGAAGTCTTTGCACCAGTACCGGGTATGAAAGACGATAAATCAATGCGCTTAAGTGCGTTTTATGATGCTGGTAATGTTTGGGGCTATGATCAAGATATTAATTTTGGCTCTATCCAGCATTCAGTCGGCGTTGGCTTTACCTGGATATCGCCGATTGGCCCGTTGAAATTAATTTATGCACATCCAATTAATCCATCAGCGACAGCAAAAACTGAATCTATTCAGTTCCAAATTGGTCAGCTATTTTAA
- the rseP gene encoding RIP metalloprotease RseP: protein MLTLFAFIVAIGLLVFIHEFGHYWVARRCGVGVLTFSIGFGRPIYQWQRGQTTWQIALIPLGGYVKMLDESEGEVAPALRQFAFNTQHPAKKMAIAFAGPLANLLLASFIYAGLYAYGVVTLKPLVATVAMDSIAAKAGLRAGDVLQRVNGDAVQSWDQAQVSIFGAASQKELKLEVATPQGERSFTLDLSTLNSDDFDQHILSRLGLSPYATTNQIAYVQEKGAAARAGLQVGDVVLMLNQQPLTSWLEFQRYIAQNPSQPFELQIRRGAQTQNLTITPDVVDQDGKKIGRIGVSPANDAALYQSMQQTIRLSPVQALLGGIEKTYDLSVLTVKMFGKMLVGAISPKQISGPLGIAEFAGQSAAMGWVAYLQCLALISVSLGVLNLMPVPILDGGHLLYHGYEWLTGRTIPAWLAVVLQKIGIFLLLMLMALALFNDAQRFLFGLG from the coding sequence ATGCTAACGCTATTTGCATTTATTGTTGCGATTGGTCTGCTGGTATTCATTCACGAGTTCGGTCATTACTGGGTTGCAAGGCGATGCGGGGTAGGGGTACTGACCTTCTCCATTGGTTTTGGTCGACCTATTTACCAGTGGCAACGCGGGCAAACAACTTGGCAAATTGCGCTAATTCCTTTGGGTGGCTACGTCAAAATGCTCGACGAATCCGAGGGTGAGGTTGCGCCTGCATTGCGACAATTTGCCTTTAATACCCAGCATCCAGCAAAAAAAATGGCGATTGCATTTGCTGGTCCGTTGGCCAATTTGCTATTGGCATCGTTCATTTATGCTGGGCTATATGCTTATGGTGTCGTAACGCTAAAGCCGCTAGTGGCGACGGTTGCGATGGACAGTATTGCGGCCAAGGCAGGTTTGCGCGCTGGCGATGTATTGCAGCGGGTTAACGGCGATGCAGTGCAAAGTTGGGATCAGGCGCAGGTGAGTATTTTTGGTGCGGCAAGTCAAAAAGAGCTCAAGCTTGAGGTGGCTACGCCACAGGGTGAACGATCATTTACTTTAGATTTAAGTACATTAAATAGTGATGATTTCGATCAGCATATTTTAAGTCGTCTGGGTTTGTCACCATACGCAACGACCAATCAAATTGCCTATGTGCAAGAAAAAGGTGCTGCGGCACGTGCCGGCCTTCAGGTGGGGGATGTGGTGTTGATGCTGAATCAGCAGCCATTAACCTCTTGGTTGGAATTTCAGCGTTACATTGCGCAAAACCCAAGCCAGCCTTTTGAGTTGCAAATTCGACGCGGCGCACAAACACAAAATTTAACGATCACACCGGATGTTGTTGATCAAGACGGTAAAAAAATAGGTCGAATCGGCGTAAGTCCTGCCAATGACGCTGCTTTATATCAAAGCATGCAGCAAACCATTCGTTTGTCTCCGGTGCAGGCGTTGCTGGGCGGGATTGAAAAAACCTATGATCTATCGGTTTTAACGGTAAAGATGTTTGGTAAAATGCTGGTTGGCGCTATTTCTCCCAAACAAATTAGTGGTCCATTGGGCATCGCTGAATTTGCTGGTCAGAGTGCCGCAATGGGCTGGGTGGCTTATCTGCAATGTTTAGCCTTGATCAGTGTCAGCTTGGGGGTTCTCAATTTGATGCCAGTACCGATTTTGGATGGCGGCCATTTGCTGTATCATGGCTACGAATGGCTAACTGGACGTACCATCCCGGCGTGGCTGGCTGTGGTATTGCAAAAAATTGGCATTTTTTTATTGCTCATGTTAATGGCGCTGGCGTTATTTAATGACGCTCAACGCTTCTTGTTTGGCTTAGGCTAA
- the ispC gene encoding 1-deoxy-D-xylulose-5-phosphate reductoisomerase, whose product MQQQIVTILGATGSIGSSTLDVIGRHPERYRIFALSAATQIDKLLAACEVHRPLHAVVLDEQSAERLKKGLLARGLSTEVSYGAEALVQISTAPEVTTVMAAIVGAAGMSATLAAAQAGKRVLLANKETLVLAGQLFMDAVARSGSVLLPIDSEHNAIFQSLPTFYRENPYAYTLADAGIEKILLTASGGPFRTRELDTFSQITAAEAVKHPNWSMGRKISVDSASMMNKGLEVIEARWLFNAPAEQIEVVVHPQSVVHSMVQYRDGSVMAQLGSPDMRTPIAYGLAYPERIAAGVKALDLFSVGRLDFSAPDFERFPCLNLAYEALKAGGAAPAVLNAANEIAVAAFLESTILFTQIPQVIEKTLSQLSLQPAGNIEELLDVDARSRCVAQEIVLQMGRTC is encoded by the coding sequence ATGCAGCAACAAATTGTAACTATTCTCGGTGCGACTGGCAGTATCGGTAGCAGCACATTGGACGTGATCGGGCGTCATCCTGAGCGTTATCGCATTTTTGCGCTGAGCGCAGCAACGCAGATTGATAAGTTACTTGCTGCCTGTGAAGTGCACCGGCCGCTACATGCTGTGGTACTTGATGAACAAAGTGCCGAACGCTTGAAAAAAGGTTTGCTTGCGCGTGGTTTAAGTACTGAGGTGAGTTATGGTGCTGAGGCGTTGGTGCAAATTTCAACCGCGCCAGAGGTAACGACGGTAATGGCGGCGATTGTGGGTGCTGCCGGGATGTCGGCGACGTTAGCCGCGGCGCAAGCAGGCAAGCGAGTCTTGCTGGCCAATAAAGAAACCTTGGTTTTGGCCGGTCAGTTATTTATGGATGCCGTGGCACGCTCAGGGAGTGTGTTATTGCCGATTGATAGCGAACACAATGCGATTTTTCAATCGCTTCCTACTTTTTATCGCGAGAATCCTTACGCATATACCTTGGCCGATGCTGGGATTGAAAAAATTCTACTGACTGCATCAGGCGGCCCGTTTCGTACCCGCGAGCTCGATACCTTTTCGCAAATTACAGCCGCTGAGGCGGTCAAGCACCCGAATTGGTCAATGGGGCGAAAAATTTCGGTTGATTCGGCCAGTATGATGAATAAAGGTCTCGAAGTCATTGAAGCGCGTTGGTTATTTAATGCGCCAGCAGAGCAAATCGAGGTCGTAGTTCATCCACAAAGCGTGGTTCATTCGATGGTGCAATACCGCGATGGATCCGTGATGGCTCAATTGGGTTCGCCCGATATGCGTACGCCCATTGCATATGGTTTGGCTTATCCAGAACGTATTGCTGCCGGCGTGAAAGCTTTAGATTTATTTTCAGTAGGCCGGCTGGACTTTTCTGCACCGGATTTTGAGCGTTTTCCATGTTTAAATTTGGCTTATGAGGCGCTTAAAGCGGGCGGTGCTGCGCCCGCTGTACTCAATGCGGCCAATGAAATTGCGGTAGCCGCATTTTTAGAATCGACGATTTTGTTTACGCAAATCCCGCAAGTCATTGAAAAAACACTCAGTCAATTGTCGTTGCAGCCAGCCGGTAATATTGAAGAGTTGCTCGATGTTGATGCTCGGTCGCGGTGTGTTGCGCAAGAAATCGTCTTGCAAATGGGCCGTACATGCTAA
- a CDS encoding phosphatidate cytidylyltransferase yields the protein MLKTRVLTTLLLLPLVLAALFLLPPMAWTLFCGLLMGLAAWEWKNLVGMHGRFSMCYPLLTVVLFLLCSRFAPIYFIYGLLLASLFFWLFLVPFWLKFKWPLNSVGNLNAFSGWALLIPAGLSMIVLRGNGWPLLCVMAIAWVADSFAYFSGKKFGKKKLAPNISPGKSWEGVYGGALAVVCYSLLIPKPFLLLPSIVVLQSQTAQMFVWAIFALVLTAASVMGDLLESLLKRQRGIKDSSHLLPGHGGILDRVDSLLAILPISAAIYLLHLMPL from the coding sequence ATGCTGAAAACCCGTGTTTTAACTACGTTACTGTTGTTGCCGCTGGTTTTAGCAGCGCTGTTTTTATTGCCGCCAATGGCTTGGACTTTGTTTTGTGGCCTCCTTATGGGGTTGGCCGCTTGGGAATGGAAAAACCTAGTCGGTATGCATGGCCGTTTTTCTATGTGTTATCCCTTGTTAACGGTCGTTTTGTTTTTGCTTTGTTCTCGTTTTGCGCCAATTTACTTTATCTATGGCCTATTATTGGCATCGCTATTCTTTTGGCTGTTTTTAGTGCCATTCTGGCTCAAATTTAAATGGCCTTTAAACTCTGTTGGTAATTTAAATGCCTTTAGCGGCTGGGCCTTACTGATTCCCGCTGGTCTTTCAATGATTGTATTGCGTGGTAATGGTTGGCCGTTATTGTGCGTGATGGCCATTGCTTGGGTTGCTGACTCATTCGCGTATTTTTCAGGTAAGAAGTTTGGCAAAAAAAAGTTGGCGCCAAATATTAGCCCTGGTAAAAGTTGGGAAGGGGTATATGGTGGAGCACTTGCTGTTGTATGCTATTCCCTGTTAATACCCAAGCCATTTTTATTGCTGCCAAGTATTGTTGTTTTACAAAGTCAAACAGCACAAATGTTTGTCTGGGCTATTTTTGCGCTGGTACTCACTGCAGCAAGCGTGATGGGTGATTTACTTGAGTCACTGTTAAAGCGACAGCGCGGCATCAAAGACAGTAGTCATTTATTGCCAGGACATGGCGGCATCTTGGATCGTGTTGACAGTTTATTGGCCATCTTACCCATCTCTGCAGCGATTTACCTACTCCACCTTATGCCTTTGTAA
- the uppS gene encoding polyprenyl diphosphate synthase yields the protein MALFSREREEPNVLAGKIPQHIAVIMDGNGRWAKQRLMPRVFGHKKGVDSLREVISTCKELGVQCLTVFAFSSENWRRPEEEVTFLMGLFLQVLQTEIERMYRNNIQLKIIGNRSHFSAELLQMIENAEAKTAGNDGLVLTIAADYGGHWDVLQATHRLLADYPERACEFGEEDLKPYLAMAYAPDPDLFIRTGGEQRISNFLLWQLAYTELYFTDLPWPDFGREPLLDAIAWYQGRERRFGRISEQLDVSK from the coding sequence GTGGCTTTATTCTCTCGCGAACGCGAAGAACCCAATGTTTTAGCGGGTAAAATTCCTCAACATATTGCGGTCATTATGGATGGTAACGGACGCTGGGCGAAACAGCGGCTGATGCCTCGAGTGTTTGGCCATAAGAAAGGGGTCGATTCTTTACGCGAAGTGATTAGCACTTGCAAAGAATTGGGCGTGCAATGCCTTACTGTTTTTGCTTTTTCAAGTGAAAACTGGCGTCGTCCTGAGGAAGAAGTCACGTTTTTGATGGGTCTGTTTTTGCAAGTTTTGCAAACTGAAATTGAGCGGATGTATCGCAACAATATTCAATTAAAAATCATTGGTAATCGCAGTCATTTTTCTGCTGAATTATTACAAATGATTGAAAATGCAGAAGCTAAAACGGCAGGCAATGATGGTCTGGTGCTGACAATTGCTGCCGATTACGGTGGTCACTGGGATGTACTGCAAGCTACGCATCGTTTGTTGGCCGATTATCCTGAGCGTGCTTGCGAGTTTGGCGAAGAAGACCTGAAGCCTTACCTTGCAATGGCCTACGCGCCCGATCCTGATCTATTTATCCGAACTGGCGGTGAGCAAAGAATTAGTAATTTTTTGCTATGGCAATTGGCCTACACCGAACTTTATTTTACTGATTTGCCTTGGCCGGACTTTGGTCGTGAGCCTTTGCTGGATGCTATTGCATGGTATCAAGGGCGAGAGCGACGCTTTGGCCGTATCAGTGAACAACTTGATGTATCAAAATAA
- the frr gene encoding ribosome recycling factor gives MIADLKKTTEAKMQKTAEKLRTDLAKVRTGRAHTGLLDHVQVDYWGSMVPVSQVANVTLIDSRTIGVQPWEKPMVAKVEKAIRDCDLGLNPASQGDLIRVPMPMLTEERRKDLIKVVRNETEEARVAMRNVRRDANDQMKRALKDKEISEDEERRGQDEVQKLTDKYIAELDKQLADKEKELLTV, from the coding sequence ATGATTGCAGATCTAAAGAAAACCACCGAAGCCAAAATGCAAAAAACGGCTGAAAAACTACGCACGGACCTAGCTAAGGTACGTACTGGGCGTGCTCATACGGGCTTGCTAGATCATGTACAAGTGGATTACTGGGGTAGTATGGTGCCAGTGAGTCAGGTTGCGAATGTGACACTGATTGATTCACGCACGATTGGTGTACAGCCTTGGGAAAAACCGATGGTGGCTAAGGTTGAAAAGGCCATTCGTGATTGTGATTTGGGCTTAAATCCTGCTTCGCAAGGTGACTTGATTCGTGTGCCGATGCCGATGCTAACTGAAGAGCGCCGCAAAGATTTAATTAAAGTGGTTCGCAATGAAACCGAAGAAGCTCGGGTTGCAATGCGCAATGTTCGTCGCGATGCCAATGATCAAATGAAGCGTGCGCTTAAAGATAAAGAAATTTCGGAAGATGAAGAGCGTCGTGGTCAGGATGAAGTGCAAAAGCTGACTGACAAATATATCGCTGAGCTTGATAAGCAGCTTGCAGATAAAGAAAAAGAACTTTTGACGGTATAA
- the pyrH gene encoding UMP kinase, translated as MSQTTKYKRILLKLSGEALMGDDSYGINRATIDRIVQEVKSVVDLGVQVAIVIGGGNIFRGVAPAASGMDRATADYMGMLATVMNALALQDAMKRAGIISRVQSALTIAQVAEPYVRGKAIQYLEENKVVIFGAGTGNPFFTTDTAAALRGMEMGADIVIKATKVDGVYTDDPKKNPDAVRYQTVTFDEVIGRNLKVMDATAFALCRDQKMNICVLSIFKAGALKRMVLGEDEGTLVHC; from the coding sequence ATGAGTCAAACCACAAAATACAAACGCATTTTGTTGAAGCTCTCCGGTGAAGCCTTAATGGGTGATGATAGCTACGGCATTAACCGAGCGACGATCGACCGGATTGTGCAGGAAGTGAAGAGCGTTGTTGATTTGGGCGTTCAAGTCGCCATCGTTATCGGTGGCGGTAATATTTTTCGCGGTGTTGCGCCTGCAGCATCGGGTATGGATCGCGCCACTGCTGATTATATGGGCATGCTGGCTACGGTGATGAATGCGCTGGCATTGCAAGATGCAATGAAGCGTGCGGGCATTATTTCACGCGTTCAATCTGCGCTGACTATTGCTCAGGTTGCTGAGCCTTATGTTCGCGGCAAGGCTATTCAATATCTGGAAGAAAATAAAGTTGTTATTTTTGGTGCCGGTACTGGTAATCCATTTTTTACTACTGACACTGCAGCGGCGCTGCGTGGCATGGAAATGGGCGCTGATATCGTAATCAAAGCCACCAAAGTGGACGGCGTTTATACTGACGATCCTAAAAAGAACCCAGATGCAGTTCGTTATCAGACCGTAACGTTTGATGAAGTGATTGGCCGCAATTTGAAGGTCATGGATGCGACAGCATTTGCTTTGTGCCGTGATCAAAAAATGAATATTTGCGTATTAAGTATCTTCAAAGCTGGCGCATTAAAGCGTATGGTACTTGGGGAAGACGAGGGTACGCTGGTACACTGCTAA
- the tsf gene encoding translation elongation factor Ts, whose amino-acid sequence MMSITAKMVAELRELTGLGMMECKKALVEVEGDIKKAEELLRIKSGNKASKMAGRTAAEGVIASFISADKKVGAVVEVNCETDFVAKDEGFVAFAKAIAQAAAESNAADVEALSAVQLATGETVEEARKALIAKLGENMTVRRFARYETEGELATYLHGAKIGVLVNLIGGDEVLGKDIAMHIAAAKPKALDASGVDPELIETERRVAIERAKADNKPEEMLTKIADGTVNKFLKDVALVNQVFIKADDGKQTIEQLLKSKSASVAGFTMFVVGEGIEKKVVDYAAEVAAAAQL is encoded by the coding sequence ATAATGTCTATTACTGCAAAAATGGTCGCTGAGCTACGTGAATTAACCGGCCTTGGCATGATGGAATGCAAGAAAGCTTTGGTTGAAGTTGAGGGCGACATCAAAAAAGCTGAAGAATTGTTGCGTATTAAGTCAGGTAACAAAGCATCTAAAATGGCTGGCCGTACTGCTGCTGAAGGTGTAATTGCATCGTTCATCTCTGCAGACAAAAAAGTTGGCGCGGTTGTTGAAGTTAACTGCGAAACTGACTTTGTTGCTAAAGATGAAGGCTTTGTCGCTTTTGCTAAAGCCATTGCTCAAGCTGCTGCAGAATCTAATGCTGCTGATGTTGAAGCTTTGTCTGCGGTTCAATTGGCGACTGGCGAAACCGTTGAAGAAGCACGTAAAGCATTGATCGCTAAACTTGGCGAAAACATGACTGTACGTCGTTTTGCCCGCTACGAAACTGAAGGCGAGTTGGCTACTTACTTGCACGGCGCAAAAATCGGCGTGTTGGTTAACTTGATCGGCGGCGACGAAGTTTTGGGTAAAGATATCGCGATGCATATCGCTGCTGCTAAACCAAAAGCATTGGATGCTAGCGGTGTTGATCCTGAGTTGATCGAAACTGAGCGTCGTGTTGCCATCGAACGCGCAAAAGCAGATAACAAGCCAGAAGAAATGTTGACTAAAATTGCTGACGGCACAGTGAACAAATTCTTGAAAGACGTTGCTTTGGTAAACCAAGTGTTTATTAAAGCTGATGATGGCAAACAAACCATTGAGCAATTGCTGAAATCTAAATCAGCTTCTGTTGCTGGTTTCACCATGTTTGTTGTTGGTGAAGGCATTGAGAAAAAAGTGGTAGATTACGCTGCTGAAGTTGCAGCAGCTGCACAACTTTAA
- the rpsB gene encoding 30S ribosomal protein S2, with the protein MSVSMRDMLEAGVHFGHQTRYWNPKMGKYIFGARNKIHIINLEKTLPLFEDAMKYIRQLSANKGNVMFVGTKRAAREIIAEEAARAGAPFVDHRWLGGMLTNFKTVKQSIKRLTEMKAVLENAEGSGYGKKELLMMKRDVEKLERSLGGIKEMGGLPDAIFVIDTGYQKGAIVEAVKLGIPVIGVVDTNNSPEGIDFVIPGNDDSSRAIRLYARAAADAVLEGRNQATQALAAAVAEAAAE; encoded by the coding sequence ATGTCTGTAAGTATGCGCGATATGCTCGAAGCTGGTGTCCACTTTGGTCACCAAACCCGTTACTGGAACCCAAAAATGGGTAAGTACATCTTCGGTGCACGCAACAAGATTCACATTATCAACTTAGAAAAAACACTACCATTGTTTGAAGACGCGATGAAATACATCCGTCAATTGTCTGCAAACAAAGGCAATGTAATGTTTGTTGGTACAAAACGCGCTGCTCGCGAAATTATCGCTGAAGAAGCAGCACGTGCAGGCGCTCCTTTCGTTGATCACCGCTGGTTGGGTGGTATGTTGACTAACTTTAAAACAGTTAAGCAATCAATCAAACGCCTGACTGAAATGAAAGCTGTTCTGGAAAATGCTGAAGGCAGTGGCTACGGCAAGAAAGAATTGTTGATGATGAAACGTGATGTTGAAAAACTAGAGCGTTCATTGGGTGGTATTAAAGAGATGGGCGGTTTGCCTGATGCGATTTTCGTTATCGATACTGGCTACCAAAAAGGCGCGATTGTTGAAGCCGTTAAATTGGGTATCCCAGTAATTGGTGTTGTTGATACCAACAACAGCCCAGAAGGCATTGACTTCGTAATTCCTGGTAACGATGATTCTTCACGTGCAATTCGTTTGTACGCTCGTGCTGCTGCTGATGCAGTGCTTGAAGGCCGTAACCAAGCAACTCAAGCTTTGGCTGCTGCGGTTGCCGAAGCTGCTGCTGAGTAA